A stretch of Paenibacillus peoriae DNA encodes these proteins:
- a CDS encoding glycosyltransferase family 2 protein, which yields MKRLNMQRKHSKRLGKKGYWSGYKRGQEQGNRLGQASFGKVFEGVSIIIPSCNQLQQLRACIHRIEENTSHPHEIIVVDCGSTDGTSTYLLRKSIAVRYALLKKDVQMIGSLNQGLMMAKGTTIVVLDQNSMVTPGWLARLLGCLHSDPCMGVVGPVTNGPFKEQQIEVPDMNENGARQFAMTFNVPKPDAWRETESLAGFCLLLRRETLKKTGYWDEGCHSIEEAHADWLLRVRLLGIRMAIAGDAFIHYEERDRDTVYGFPLTTETSGSMEESSRNRSFFVQKWGDADKLFHTLKFSTAETDGQISTDKETHVSAASFYPIGAVVQGPSGVVFRLEPGRRRYLHGVSAAGGENVRPVRLSQLDLLALPLVGKPEVTVSGSTDAPVAESPEEPLPVLAAPELGNMSMLPTLHIPAQRKRWIELLYAEGGQLYQIGNGWKRPFLTLYAVMSWRAEDYPIQFLSSEELSALTEKQPIIAPPVLRGHL from the coding sequence ATGAAACGCCTGAATATGCAAAGGAAACACAGCAAGCGGCTCGGAAAGAAAGGCTATTGGTCAGGATATAAAAGGGGCCAGGAGCAAGGTAACAGGTTGGGTCAGGCTTCGTTCGGCAAAGTATTTGAAGGCGTCAGTATTATCATTCCGTCCTGCAATCAGCTTCAACAGCTCCGTGCATGCATTCACCGTATTGAGGAGAATACGAGCCATCCTCACGAAATTATTGTAGTGGACTGCGGCTCGACGGACGGGACATCCACCTATTTGCTCCGTAAAAGCATCGCTGTGCGTTATGCGCTGTTAAAAAAGGATGTGCAAATGATAGGTAGCCTGAATCAGGGGCTGATGATGGCAAAAGGCACTACTATTGTGGTACTGGATCAAAACTCCATGGTGACCCCCGGCTGGTTGGCTCGGTTGTTAGGGTGTTTACACAGCGATCCGTGTATGGGTGTTGTTGGGCCTGTAACGAATGGTCCATTCAAAGAACAGCAGATTGAGGTTCCTGATATGAACGAAAATGGAGCACGTCAATTTGCCATGACCTTCAATGTTCCCAAACCGGATGCATGGCGAGAGACCGAAAGCTTGGCTGGATTTTGTTTATTGCTGCGCAGAGAGACACTGAAAAAAACGGGCTACTGGGACGAAGGCTGCCACAGTATTGAGGAGGCCCATGCAGATTGGCTACTGCGTGTGCGTTTGTTGGGGATACGTATGGCAATTGCCGGAGATGCTTTTATCCATTATGAAGAAAGAGATCGGGATACGGTGTATGGTTTTCCTCTAACGACCGAAACAAGCGGTTCAATGGAGGAAAGCAGCCGGAACCGATCCTTTTTTGTACAAAAGTGGGGGGATGCGGATAAGCTGTTTCACACCCTGAAATTCAGTACAGCGGAGACGGACGGCCAGATCTCAACAGATAAGGAAACACACGTATCAGCGGCAAGCTTTTACCCCATCGGAGCGGTTGTTCAGGGACCGTCCGGTGTAGTATTTCGGTTAGAGCCGGGAAGAAGGCGGTATCTGCATGGAGTCAGTGCTGCGGGAGGTGAAAACGTGCGCCCTGTCAGATTGTCTCAGCTGGACTTGTTGGCACTTCCCTTGGTAGGGAAGCCGGAGGTCACAGTTTCCGGCAGCACTGATGCACCTGTAGCTGAGTCGCCAGAGGAACCCTTGCCTGTGCTGGCGGCTCCTGAGCTGGGGAACATGTCCATGTTGCCCACACTTCATATCCCCGCTCAACGTAAGCGCTGGATCGAGTTACTGTATGCTGAAGGTGGGCAACTGTACCAAATCGGCAACGGCTGGAAAAGACCATTCCTTACCCTCTACGCTGTGATGAGCTGGCGGGCTGAGGACTATCCAATTCAATTTTTGTCCTCCGAAGAATTGTCGGCATTGACGGAGAAGCAGCCTATTATTGCTCCACCAGTGTTGCGAGGGCATTTGTGA
- a CDS encoding sugar phosphate nucleotidyltransferase, which yields MKGVILAGGTGSRLHPLTTLLNKHLLPVGKYPMIVYGIERLRQAGITDMLIIIGKQSAGLYTDFLGSGSDYGVQLTYRIQEKAGGIAEALELARSYMQAEEKFTVLLGDNLFKEDLGPVIERFKQQPPGSARVLLKKVADARRYGVPVFDPERPESITRIEEKPQHPQSKYCVTGIYMYDTAVFDKIRQITPSARGELEITDVNNCYAAEGKLEYDILRRYWSDAGTFDSLQEAGLKMKGLLP from the coding sequence ATGAAAGGGGTTATTCTCGCAGGAGGAACCGGATCGCGCCTTCATCCGTTGACTACATTACTCAACAAGCATCTGCTTCCGGTCGGCAAGTATCCCATGATCGTATATGGTATCGAGAGGCTGCGACAGGCCGGGATCACGGATATGCTTATTATTATTGGTAAACAATCGGCCGGACTGTATACCGATTTTTTGGGCAGTGGCAGTGATTATGGTGTCCAACTGACATACCGGATTCAAGAAAAGGCGGGCGGCATTGCGGAAGCACTCGAACTGGCAAGAAGCTATATGCAGGCAGAAGAGAAATTCACTGTTTTGTTAGGTGATAATTTGTTCAAGGAAGACTTGGGACCTGTGATCGAACGATTCAAGCAACAGCCCCCGGGGAGCGCCAGAGTGTTGTTGAAAAAGGTGGCAGATGCCCGTCGTTACGGGGTACCCGTGTTTGATCCTGAGCGCCCGGAGAGCATTACGCGGATTGAAGAAAAGCCGCAGCATCCCCAATCCAAATATTGCGTTACGGGTATCTATATGTACGATACTGCCGTGTTCGATAAAATCCGGCAAATTACACCTTCGGCACGTGGTGAGCTTGAGATCACGGATGTTAACAACTGTTATGCTGCTGAAGGCAAGCTGGAATATGATATTTTACGGCGTTATTGGAGCGACGCAGGAACCTTCGATTCCCTTCAGGAAGCTGGATTGAAAATGAAAGGACTTCTACCTTGA
- a CDS encoding glycosyltransferase family 2 protein, which produces MSLTSIIIPTYNGLHLLKPCIEAIRTHTIDVPYEIIVVDNASNDGTDDFCASERLISIRLPENKGFPAACNTGLRLASGDQFVILNNDVTVTRRWLSNMLAALQSESIVGLVGPVTNCVSGIQQIHGLEGDLASCLRYAEQNNVSNPSRWQEVKRLVGFCLLFRRDLMERIGLLDERFSPGHYEDDDYCLRARVHGYKLLMCNDCFVYHEGNASFSRSETSWIEELIERNYRLFIEKWSIDPRMFIETGNAGVVCTEHAVEGGRKI; this is translated from the coding sequence ATGAGTCTGACGAGCATCATTATTCCGACTTATAACGGCCTGCATCTGTTAAAGCCGTGCATTGAGGCGATTCGGACACATACGATAGATGTACCGTATGAAATCATTGTTGTGGACAACGCTTCGAATGACGGAACGGATGATTTTTGTGCATCCGAGCGGCTGATCAGTATACGTCTTCCTGAAAACAAAGGCTTTCCAGCAGCATGTAACACGGGGCTCCGGCTGGCTTCAGGTGACCAGTTCGTTATTTTAAACAATGATGTGACGGTTACGCGGCGATGGCTATCGAATATGTTAGCTGCATTGCAGAGCGAAAGCATCGTGGGATTGGTGGGACCGGTGACGAATTGCGTCAGCGGTATTCAGCAGATACACGGCTTGGAAGGAGATTTGGCCAGCTGTCTGAGATATGCGGAGCAGAATAATGTAAGTAATCCCTCCAGGTGGCAGGAGGTTAAGCGGTTGGTCGGATTTTGTTTGTTATTCCGGCGTGATCTGATGGAACGGATCGGATTGCTGGATGAACGGTTCAGTCCCGGACATTATGAGGATGACGATTATTGTCTGCGCGCACGTGTGCATGGCTACAAGCTGCTCATGTGCAACGACTGTTTTGTCTATCACGAGGGGAATGCGAGCTTCTCACGCTCGGAAACTTCCTGGATCGAAGAGCTGATCGAGCGGAACTATCGTTTGTTTATAGAGAAATGGAGCATAGATCCCAGAATGTTCATCGAAACTGGAAACGCTGGGGTTGTATGCACTGAACATGCTGTCGAAGGAGGAAGGAAGATATGA
- a CDS encoding glycosyltransferase family 2 protein has protein sequence MSRPYRRGKREEPSWGIRRVQRKRGTTTSMHSRRVRKPTPRATGMTEVTPPVEREVPGDIVLQGTAAAVVSACNEEATIERVLSELEKLPLTDIIVVLNGCTDGTRSTVAKHHPNVTLVNVPDRLGHDVGRAVGARMTQADIVLFVDGDLPIPASDLLPFLHAVDQGTDVALNDLGRHLPPYAQQDSVTRCKAFLNRVLRRPDLGASSLTAVPHALSRRLLDQLGSAVLAVPPKAHAMAILYGMIVAAVHAVDVIKTNRKRTFNVGKGNAMEQLIVGDHAEALTAVFQVAGYSPLGPVPTRVDVAKGRNKL, from the coding sequence GTGAGTAGACCGTATCGCAGAGGGAAGCGTGAAGAACCGAGCTGGGGGATCAGACGTGTTCAGCGAAAACGAGGAACGACGACTTCAATGCATAGCCGTAGGGTGAGAAAGCCCACACCTCGGGCAACAGGAATGACCGAAGTGACTCCACCTGTGGAACGCGAAGTTCCGGGAGATATTGTATTACAGGGAACCGCAGCGGCCGTGGTCAGCGCCTGTAATGAAGAGGCTACGATTGAACGGGTGCTGAGCGAGCTGGAAAAACTCCCGCTTACGGATATCATTGTCGTATTGAACGGCTGCACGGACGGCACGCGCTCCACCGTAGCCAAACATCATCCTAATGTGACTCTCGTCAACGTGCCCGATCGACTGGGGCATGATGTTGGCCGTGCAGTAGGCGCGCGTATGACGCAGGCTGATATTGTGCTGTTCGTGGACGGAGATTTGCCGATTCCAGCATCTGATTTGCTGCCTTTTCTCCACGCGGTGGATCAGGGAACGGATGTCGCGCTTAATGATCTGGGCAGACATTTGCCCCCCTATGCCCAGCAAGACAGCGTGACACGGTGCAAAGCATTCCTGAATCGCGTACTGCGCAGACCGGATTTGGGAGCAAGCTCATTGACCGCGGTACCGCATGCATTATCTCGGCGTTTACTGGATCAGCTTGGCTCAGCCGTGCTTGCCGTACCGCCAAAAGCCCACGCCATGGCAATTCTGTATGGCATGATCGTGGCGGCAGTACATGCTGTTGATGTCATTAAAACGAACCGTAAGCGGACCTTCAATGTTGGCAAAGGGAACGCTATGGAACAGTTGATCGTCGGTGACCATGCAGAGGCACTGACGGCGGTGTTTCAGGTAGCCGGGTACTCCCCGCTCGGGCCTGTTCCAACACGGGTAGACGTTGCCAAAGGGAGGAATAAGCTATGA
- a CDS encoding glycosyltransferase family 2 protein, translated as MKKQGRAGYKIKRRRHSGAYYHSKMWLPLRMPNMHKTPAMREVLDTERGAQIGEERPSGPSSVGKFFVSVIIPAMNEQKTIGAVIREARRVHPHTEVIVVENGSHDRTAKVAAAAGARVLSFPEPLGHDVGRRVGAEAASGQILLFLDGDIVIPCVRLRPFIHAICAGADVVLNDYHGPVNRTPVHPVVEAKHVLNILSNRADLGGASMTGIPHAISQKALNKIGPKPLEKPPLFQAMSIASGLRVVTVYGIAVGKINATRKKQNGKDPLAGVIVQDHLDAIAWLTSHLGTRAGFTDLERKRIRDEVKL; from the coding sequence ATGAAGAAGCAGGGAAGAGCTGGATACAAGATCAAACGGAGGCGGCATTCCGGCGCATACTATCATTCTAAGATGTGGCTGCCGTTACGAATGCCGAACATGCATAAGACCCCTGCCATGAGGGAGGTACTCGACACGGAGAGAGGGGCACAGATCGGCGAAGAGCGACCATCTGGACCGTCATCAGTGGGAAAGTTTTTCGTATCTGTCATTATTCCGGCCATGAATGAGCAAAAAACAATTGGAGCTGTGATTCGCGAGGCGCGCCGTGTCCATCCACATACAGAGGTTATCGTCGTTGAGAACGGATCACACGATAGAACGGCGAAGGTGGCAGCAGCGGCGGGAGCTCGTGTACTTTCTTTCCCGGAACCGCTCGGACATGATGTTGGCCGTCGTGTTGGAGCGGAGGCGGCATCCGGACAGATCCTGCTTTTCCTGGATGGGGATATCGTCATTCCCTGCGTTAGACTCCGACCGTTTATACACGCCATATGTGCAGGAGCGGATGTGGTGCTGAATGATTACCATGGACCTGTGAATCGTACGCCCGTACATCCTGTAGTGGAGGCAAAGCATGTATTGAATATCTTGTCGAATCGTGCTGATTTAGGGGGAGCGTCTATGACTGGCATTCCACACGCCATTAGTCAAAAGGCTCTAAATAAAATAGGTCCAAAGCCCTTGGAGAAACCTCCCTTATTTCAAGCTATGTCCATCGCTTCCGGGTTACGAGTGGTGACTGTATATGGAATAGCTGTCGGTAAAATAAATGCGACACGTAAAAAACAGAACGGCAAGGACCCGCTGGCAGGTGTAATTGTTCAGGATCATCTGGATGCCATTGCCTGGCTTACATCGCATCTGGGAACGCGTGCGGGCTTTACGGATTTGGAGCGCAAACGGATCAGAGACGAGGTGAAACTGTGA
- a CDS encoding M4 family metallopeptidase, giving the protein MKKVWVSLLGGAMLLGSVASGASAESSVSGPTQLTPTFHAEQWKAPSSVSGDDIVWSYLNRQKKSLLGADDSSVREQFRIVDRTSDKSGVSHYRLKQYVNGIPVYGAEQTIHVGKSGEVTSYLGAVVTEDQQAEATQGTTPKISASEAVYTAYKEAAARIEALPTSDDTISKDAEEQSSVSKDTYAEAANNEKTLSIDKDELSLDKASALKDSKIEAVETEKSSIAKIANLQPEVDPKADLYFYPKGEDLQLVYVTEVNVLEPAPLRTRYIIDANDGSIVFQYDIINEATGTGKGVLGDSKSFNTTASGSSYQLKDTTRGNGIVTYTASNRQSIPGTLLTDADNVWNDPAGVDAHAYAAKTYDYYKSKFGRNSIDGRGLQLRSTVHYGSRYNNAFWNGSQMTYGDGDGSTFIAFSGDPDVVGHELTHGVTEYTSNLEYYGESGALNEAFSDVIGNDIQRKNWLVGDDIYTPNIAGDALRSMSNPTLYDQPDHYSDLYKGSSDNGGVHTNSGIINKAYYLLAQGGTFHGVAVNGIGRDAAVQIYYSAFTNYLTSSSDFSNARAAVIQAAKDLYGANSAQATAAAKSFDAVGVN; this is encoded by the coding sequence ATGAAAAAAGTATGGGTTTCGCTTCTTGGAGGAGCTATGTTGTTAGGGTCTGTCGCGTCTGGTGCATCAGCGGAGAGTTCCGTTTCGGGGCCGACTCAGCTTACACCGACCTTTCACGCCGAGCAATGGAAAGCCCCTTCCTCGGTATCGGGTGACGACATTGTATGGAGCTATTTGAATCGGCAAAAGAAATCGTTATTGGGTGCGGACGACTCTAGTGTACGTGAACAATTCCGAATCGTTGATCGCACAAGCGACAAGTCCGGTGTGAGCCATTATCGGCTGAAACAGTATGTAAACGGGATTCCCGTATATGGAGCTGAACAGACTATTCATGTGGGCAAATCTGGTGAGGTCACCTCTTACTTAGGAGCGGTGGTTACTGAGGATCAGCAAGCTGAAGCTACGCAAGGTACAACTCCAAAAATCAGCGCTTCTGAAGCGGTCTACACTGCATATAAAGAAGCAGCTGCACGGATTGAAGCCCTCCCTACCTCCGACGATACGATTTCTAAAGATGCTGAGGAACAAAGCAGTGTAAGCAAAGACACTTACGCCGAAGCAGCTAACAACGAAAAAACGCTATCCATTGATAAAGACGAGCTGAGTCTTGATAAAGCGTCTGCCTTGAAAGATAGCAAAATTGAAGCGGTGGAGACAGAAAAAAGTTCCATTGCCAAAATCGCTAATCTGCAGCCAGAAGTAGATCCTAAAGCCGATCTGTACTTCTATCCTAAAGGGGAAGACCTGCAGCTGGTTTATGTAACAGAAGTCAATGTTTTAGAACCTGCCCCACTGCGTACTCGCTACATTATTGATGCCAATGATGGCAGCATCGTATTCCAGTATGACATCATTAATGAAGCGACAGGCACAGGTAAAGGTGTGCTTGGTGATAGCAAATCATTCAACACGACGGCTTCCGGTAGTAGCTACCAGTTAAAAGATACAACACGCGGTAATGGTATCGTGACTTACACGGCCTCCAACCGCCAAAGCATCCCAGGTACCCTTCTGACCGATGCCGATAATGTATGGAATGATCCAGCCGGCGTGGATGCCCATGCATATGCTGCCAAAACATATGATTACTATAAGTCTAAATTTGGACGCAACAGCATTGACGGACGCGGGCTGCAACTCCGTTCGACAGTCCATTACGGTAGCCGCTACAACAACGCCTTCTGGAATGGCTCCCAAATGACTTATGGAGACGGGGATGGTAGCACATTTATCGCCTTCAGCGGGGACCCCGATGTAGTGGGACATGAACTTACGCACGGTGTCACAGAGTATACTTCGAATTTGGAATATTACGGAGAGTCCGGTGCATTAAATGAAGCTTTCTCGGACGTTATCGGCAATGACATTCAGCGTAAAAACTGGCTTGTAGGCGATGATATTTATACGCCAAACATTGCAGGCGATGCCCTTCGCTCTATGTCAAATCCTACGCTGTATGATCAACCAGATCACTATTCCGACTTGTATAAAGGCAGCTCCGATAACGGTGGCGTTCATACGAACAGCGGCATTATTAATAAAGCCTACTATTTATTGGCACAAGGTGGTACTTTCCATGGGGTAGCTGTAAATGGAATTGGCCGCGATGCAGCGGTCCAAATTTACTATAGTGCCTTTACGAACTACCTGACTTCTTCTTCTGACTTCTCCAACGCACGCGCTGCTGTGATCCAAGCGGCAAAAGATCTGTACGGTGCGAACTCGGCACAAGCAACTGCAGCTGCCAAATCTTTTGATGCTGTAGGTGTAAACTAA
- a CDS encoding WIAG-tail domain produces MNHRTNHSPKDKRTARRNPSNAVPSRRVNKEKAASTSGSPRPSQRGTATVPAPVEKDTSVQAVEEAAWKKHKLPKTLEEAMQMNRASVLLLSVPESDTECRMDNDKPSITTEDQAEQDSLLDCSITSIHIAEGRHRPKQRVILPEQDIDLAFDTEKEELDLNAIHDGSATSDEASDDHIASPQYGSISFHLPARADRGEVSVVFEKPFIDTQYVITANASIPGVMVSVTQRQRHSVVLTVERIHSGPICEGLVLWIAMGQ; encoded by the coding sequence ATGAACCATCGTACGAACCATAGCCCTAAGGATAAAAGAACAGCGCGACGTAACCCTTCCAATGCGGTTCCCTCCCGCCGTGTTAACAAGGAAAAAGCGGCTTCGACTTCCGGCAGTCCTAGACCGAGCCAGCGCGGGACGGCAACGGTTCCTGCCCCTGTAGAGAAGGATACCTCCGTTCAAGCTGTAGAGGAAGCGGCGTGGAAGAAGCATAAGCTTCCCAAAACGCTAGAGGAAGCGATGCAGATGAATCGAGCATCTGTACTGCTGTTGTCTGTGCCTGAGTCAGATACGGAATGCAGGATGGATAACGATAAACCGTCTATTACGACGGAAGATCAGGCAGAGCAAGATTCATTACTGGATTGTTCCATAACCAGTATTCACATTGCGGAAGGAAGACACCGCCCAAAGCAGCGTGTGATCTTGCCTGAGCAAGATATCGATCTAGCCTTCGATACGGAGAAAGAAGAATTAGACTTGAATGCCATTCACGATGGATCAGCGACCAGTGACGAGGCTTCTGACGATCATATAGCTTCACCACAATATGGGAGCATTTCTTTTCACCTACCCGCACGGGCAGATAGGGGCGAAGTGAGCGTTGTATTTGAGAAGCCATTTATAGATACACAATATGTAATCACTGCCAATGCGAGTATACCGGGAGTGATGGTATCCGTCACACAACGTCAGAGGCATTCGGTAGTACTTACTGTGGAACGCATACACTCGGGACCGATATGTGAAGGGTTGGTCCTTTGGATTGCGATGGGGCAATAA
- a CDS encoding glycosyltransferase family 4 protein, with translation MQRPKVAVVTPGSFVIPSPRSSSVERVIARMVPLASHELQAQIYGIKGAEASDHGDVDGIPCMRFTRGAGYISEVIADLKRWSPAVVDVHNRPAVAYAIREALPNSRVVLTLHSTTFIREPHLERKDMGRLLASMDRIIVNSAYLGAIVASDCSEAVRKRIVVNKLGIHPGDFLPRWTPAAEAARSARLDDFGWSGRQIVLFAGRLMPGKGVHRLLKALRHVVRACPGVLLLIAGSAYYGHDRLTPYTASLHRQVRKLRLGKHVQFLDYVPHPALASLYQLADVTVVPSVKDEAFGLVNLEAMAAGVPVVASRIGGIPEVVQHGETGWLVYPSHGEQEMADAIIRLLQQPDLRRRMGEAGLGEVRRRFLWQHSAQRWAQIITDCATE, from the coding sequence ATGCAGAGGCCGAAGGTAGCAGTTGTTACACCGGGCTCCTTTGTTATACCTTCGCCCCGCAGCAGTTCTGTGGAGCGGGTAATTGCCCGCATGGTACCGCTGGCTAGTCATGAGCTTCAGGCGCAGATCTATGGCATAAAGGGAGCAGAGGCATCGGATCATGGCGATGTCGACGGAATTCCCTGTATGCGTTTTACGCGGGGAGCAGGTTATATTTCTGAGGTGATTGCCGATTTAAAGAGATGGTCACCAGCGGTAGTAGATGTACACAACCGCCCGGCAGTTGCGTATGCCATTCGCGAGGCTTTGCCCAATAGCCGAGTTGTGCTGACCTTGCATTCGACCACGTTCATCCGGGAGCCTCACCTTGAACGGAAGGACATGGGTAGGCTACTGGCATCAATGGATCGCATTATTGTGAACAGTGCGTATTTGGGAGCAATCGTAGCTTCTGACTGTTCCGAAGCAGTCAGGAAACGCATCGTCGTAAACAAGCTGGGTATCCATCCTGGCGATTTCCTGCCACGGTGGACTCCAGCAGCAGAAGCGGCCAGGTCGGCGCGATTGGACGATTTCGGCTGGTCAGGCCGCCAAATCGTATTATTTGCGGGCAGACTGATGCCAGGGAAGGGCGTTCACCGGCTGCTCAAGGCCCTGCGGCATGTCGTCCGCGCCTGCCCGGGCGTACTGCTGCTCATTGCAGGTAGTGCCTATTACGGGCATGACCGCCTCACGCCGTATACGGCGTCGTTGCATCGGCAGGTGCGTAAACTAAGGTTGGGGAAGCATGTGCAATTCCTAGACTATGTTCCGCATCCAGCATTGGCCTCGCTATATCAGCTAGCCGATGTGACTGTTGTTCCTTCAGTGAAGGATGAGGCCTTCGGGCTGGTCAATCTGGAAGCTATGGCGGCAGGAGTGCCGGTGGTCGCTTCACGAATCGGCGGTATTCCAGAGGTAGTACAACACGGCGAGACAGGCTGGCTTGTGTATCCGTCTCACGGTGAGCAGGAAATGGCCGATGCCATCATCAGGCTGCTCCAGCAACCTGACTTGCGACGACGGATGGGAGAAGCCGGACTTGGCGAGGTACGGAGACGATTTTTGTGGCAGCACTCAGCACAACGCTGGGCACAAATCATAACGGACTGCGCAACGGAGTGA
- a CDS encoding YheC/YheD family protein, whose translation MLHVGVMLNPATYRGIPAMRTRYESIANYEDAGLSYELIPCFLRLEDIHIATGTCRAFVKHGNEYRQMTLPLPPVIHNRTLYRQNENARDINKLVQKGYYIFNEQNRFPKDHIHAILQEDPLLRIHLPKTLQGNLSSIHTLMEETGDVVIKPSSGSVGRGIMRLRHSRGGWTLQCAHPSIPERWSTLRLHVGELPLFLHKRLLHVPHIVQETIPLALYNNRPFDIRVTVQRGYGGIWGVTGMFAKIAPSHTFVSNVAQGGTARSLLEVLSQTETVQTSNAVRLMNELERLSLQIVHRLAQTLPRLADVGLDLGITREGKIVFIECNGRDQRYGFSQAGMHNVWKETYTQPMAYARWLLERMPSSDTERSPGRPLY comes from the coding sequence ATGTTGCATGTCGGCGTCATGCTCAACCCGGCAACCTACCGGGGCATTCCCGCCATGAGGACGCGATATGAATCCATCGCCAATTACGAGGACGCCGGGTTAAGCTACGAGCTCATCCCCTGCTTTCTTCGTCTGGAGGATATTCATATAGCGACCGGAACATGCCGGGCTTTTGTTAAACACGGCAACGAGTATCGGCAAATGACTCTTCCGTTGCCGCCGGTCATCCACAATCGGACTCTCTATCGGCAAAATGAAAATGCTAGAGATATCAACAAGCTTGTACAAAAGGGATACTATATTTTTAATGAACAAAACCGTTTCCCCAAAGACCATATACATGCAATTCTGCAGGAAGACCCTCTGCTACGCATCCACCTCCCCAAAACCTTGCAAGGCAACCTTTCCTCCATCCATACCTTAATGGAGGAAACCGGAGATGTTGTCATTAAACCCAGTAGCGGTAGCGTGGGTAGAGGAATTATGCGTCTGCGGCATTCCCGCGGAGGCTGGACTTTGCAATGTGCACATCCTTCTATACCTGAGCGTTGGTCCACACTACGTTTGCATGTCGGAGAACTCCCGTTATTTCTACACAAACGACTGCTGCATGTGCCTCATATCGTACAGGAAACCATACCGCTTGCTTTGTACAACAATCGTCCGTTTGATATCCGTGTGACGGTTCAGCGCGGATATGGCGGTATCTGGGGTGTGACAGGCATGTTCGCTAAAATTGCTCCTTCCCACACCTTTGTCTCCAATGTGGCACAGGGGGGGACGGCCCGTTCCTTACTGGAGGTGTTATCACAAACAGAGACGGTTCAGACTTCGAACGCAGTCCGGTTAATGAATGAACTAGAGCGGCTCTCGTTACAAATCGTGCACCGACTGGCACAAACCCTTCCTCGTCTCGCCGATGTCGGTCTGGATCTGGGAATTACCCGTGAAGGCAAGATTGTTTTTATCGAATGCAACGGTCGTGACCAGCGCTATGGCTTCAGCCAGGCTGGCATGCACAATGTCTGGAAAGAAACATACACTCAGCCGATGGCTTACGCTCGTTGGCTTCTCGAACGGATGCCTTCGTCAGATACCGAACGTTCACCAGGCCGTCCACTGTATTGA
- the asd gene encoding archaetidylserine decarboxylase (Phosphatidylserine decarboxylase is synthesized as a single chain precursor. Generation of the pyruvoyl active site from a Ser is coupled to cleavage of a Gly-Ser bond between the larger (beta) and smaller (alpha chains). It is an integral membrane protein.): protein MAKQWLRLMTELSSRKWVCRIVGSFAQSGASRLFIPTFIRTYQIQTHEAEQEWKEYRSLNAYFTRKLKAGMRPIDTNAEVMTSPVDARITFTGPITSGTLLNVKGQDYTLEELLNRSPRLEKYTHGYAFVLYLSPTDYHRIHAPVSGTLVEKEHLRGKVYPVNDFGLQHMRAVLSRNERQITYIAHEYGEVAVVKVGAMNVSSIKYTDDKAVSWTKGDDLAYFEFGSTVVLLTENGTFEPDPALKLGDVVKMGQRLGCFRHDPKA, encoded by the coding sequence ATGGCAAAACAGTGGCTGCGGCTCATGACGGAGCTATCATCGCGCAAGTGGGTGTGCCGGATTGTGGGCTCCTTCGCGCAAAGCGGTGCAAGCCGACTTTTTATCCCCACCTTTATACGTACGTACCAGATCCAGACGCATGAGGCTGAACAGGAATGGAAGGAATACCGTTCTCTGAACGCCTATTTTACACGCAAATTAAAAGCGGGCATGCGCCCGATTGATACGAACGCCGAGGTGATGACCAGTCCGGTGGATGCACGGATTACTTTCACTGGCCCAATTACGTCCGGCACTCTTTTGAATGTCAAAGGGCAGGACTATACGCTGGAAGAGCTTCTTAACCGCTCTCCGCGTCTTGAAAAATACACACACGGCTATGCTTTTGTACTCTATCTCAGCCCGACGGATTATCATCGCATTCATGCACCAGTATCCGGTACGCTGGTAGAAAAAGAGCATCTGCGCGGCAAGGTATACCCAGTGAATGACTTCGGCTTGCAGCATATGCGAGCAGTTCTTAGCCGCAATGAACGACAGATTACGTACATCGCCCACGAATACGGTGAGGTGGCGGTCGTTAAGGTTGGCGCAATGAATGTGAGTAGCATCAAATATACGGATGATAAAGCCGTCTCATGGACAAAAGGAGACGATCTCGCCTATTTCGAATTTGGGTCAACCGTCGTTTTGCTAACTGAGAACGGTACGTTTGAGCCAGACCCCGCATTGAAGCTGGGGGATGTGGTGAAAATGGGACAACGTCTGGGTTGCTTTCGACATGATCCCAAAGCATAA